A genomic region of Gemmatimonadota bacterium contains the following coding sequences:
- a CDS encoding TlpA disulfide reductase family protein — MYFNKCKLVANLVICLIAYSLCFAQQPTHSKEEKNRFRQFASGYLPKTPEQYWEGIRGLEQLLADYPNTFLKGDISITLLNYYQHVTDDPHLLIELSDKMLALRMHANGAYETAARILVDKGVRSDKTLLYAQNALKEALQNQKKWENYGKRELICRDLLASAHQLLGQHDHAVQEIKTAIRGWQTREDLGDLELASRQASVDRAKTHLLRIYIDQKAWTEAYELASELLLTSVIRGDIAELWSQAYAGKFGSGAGMSKAYATLKAEWDKKIIQRVEKERISRPAPAFAVQKLDGEKITSADLKGKAVVVTFWAGWCSPCIEELPYLQKLKAQFLKQNVEFLAVNIDLDGSMRRDMVASFRYQSAPLLTFALGDLEMRKAFGSDEIPYTCIIDQNGQIRYERKGLGADFSVAMAHQLQWVIEMNEAQ; from the coding sequence ATGTATTTCAACAAGTGCAAACTGGTAGCAAATCTGGTGATATGTCTAATTGCATATTCTCTGTGTTTTGCACAACAGCCAACCCATTCCAAAGAAGAAAAGAATCGATTTCGCCAATTTGCGTCCGGGTACCTCCCCAAGACCCCAGAGCAGTATTGGGAAGGCATTCGGGGATTGGAACAACTGCTTGCAGATTATCCCAACACCTTTTTGAAAGGCGACATCTCCATCACCCTGTTGAATTATTACCAGCATGTCACCGATGATCCACACCTGTTGATAGAACTCTCTGACAAAATGCTCGCATTGCGAATGCATGCTAACGGTGCTTACGAAACGGCTGCTCGGATACTCGTGGACAAAGGAGTTCGGTCTGATAAAACGCTTCTATATGCACAAAACGCATTAAAAGAAGCATTGCAGAACCAGAAAAAATGGGAAAATTACGGTAAAAGAGAATTAATCTGCCGGGATCTATTGGCGAGTGCTCACCAACTCCTTGGACAACACGACCATGCTGTCCAAGAAATAAAAACCGCGATACGCGGTTGGCAAACCCGAGAAGATTTAGGCGACCTGGAACTGGCATCTCGGCAGGCGTCAGTAGATAGAGCAAAGACCCACTTACTTCGGATCTATATCGACCAAAAAGCCTGGACAGAGGCTTATGAACTCGCCTCAGAACTATTGCTAACCTCAGTCATACGCGGGGATATTGCAGAACTGTGGAGCCAGGCTTATGCTGGCAAATTCGGTTCAGGTGCAGGCATGAGCAAAGCTTATGCTACCTTAAAAGCTGAGTGGGATAAGAAAATTATCCAACGCGTCGAAAAAGAACGCATATCACGCCCTGCACCGGCCTTTGCAGTCCAAAAGCTGGACGGTGAGAAAATCACTTCGGCAGACTTAAAAGGCAAAGCTGTAGTCGTAACATTTTGGGCGGGATGGTGCAGCCCATGCATTGAAGAACTGCCCTATCTTCAAAAGCTCAAAGCGCAATTTCTCAAGCAAAATGTCGAATTTTTAGCTGTAAATATCGACCTGGACGGCTCAATGCGCCGGGATATGGTCGCCAGCTTTCGGTACCAGAGCGCACCGCTTTTAACCTTTGCACTGGGCGATCTGGAAATGCGAAAAGCGTTTGGCTCCGATGAAATTCCCTATACATGTATCATCGACCAGAACGGACAGATTCGGTATGAACGCAAGGGATTAGGTGCTGACTTCAGCGTGGCGATGGCACATCAATTGCAATGGGTCATCGAAATGAATGAAGCACAGTGA
- a CDS encoding carbon monoxide dehydrogenase subunit G — protein sequence MKLTGTHTIGATVERAFELLIDPEVLARCMPGCDKLEHREDGVYDMAVSAGIGPVRGKYTGSVTLSDIQPPERYTMVVDIKGTTGFVKGEGVVELAPEGENTRISFEGDVQIGGPIAAVGQRMHASAARLMTRQLFGAIDAEARASEG from the coding sequence TTGAAACTCACGGGTACACATACCATTGGCGCGACGGTTGAGCGCGCTTTTGAATTGCTTATCGATCCCGAGGTGCTCGCTCGTTGTATGCCCGGTTGCGACAAGCTGGAACACAGGGAAGATGGAGTTTATGACATGGCCGTTTCAGCGGGGATTGGTCCCGTTCGCGGCAAATACACGGGTAGTGTCACGCTTTCAGATATTCAACCGCCCGAGCGCTATACGATGGTGGTCGATATCAAGGGCACGACCGGGTTCGTCAAGGGGGAGGGTGTTGTGGAACTCGCCCCTGAAGGCGAGAATACGCGGATTTCATTTGAGGGCGATGTGCAAATCGGCGGGCCAATCGCTGCTGTGGGGCAGCGCATGCACGCCAGCGCAGCCCGTTTGATGACGCGACAACTCTTTGGCGCGATTGACGCGGAGGCGCGTGCGTCTGAAGGATAG
- a CDS encoding cupin domain-containing protein → MSFIDWNKYPANEVAPGVRIRTPYGENLMLSRVEFDAGAVVPMHSHPHEQGGMMLEGKMKFTIDGETRTVEPGEAFLIPAHVPHRAEAVDGPCVALDIFSPIREDYVELANRYIPSEDKT, encoded by the coding sequence ATGTCGTTTATTGATTGGAACAAGTATCCCGCTAATGAAGTCGCGCCCGGCGTGCGCATTCGGACGCCTTATGGGGAGAATTTGATGCTCTCTCGCGTTGAGTTTGACGCGGGTGCTGTCGTGCCGATGCACAGCCATCCCCACGAGCAGGGGGGGATGATGCTTGAAGGGAAGATGAAGTTCACGATTGATGGCGAGACCCGCACGGTTGAACCCGGCGAAGCTTTTCTGATTCCCGCCCATGTGCCACATCGGGCTGAGGCAGTAGATGGTCCCTGTGTGGCTCTCGATATTTTTTCGCCGATTCGCGAGGATTATGTCGAGCTTGCCAACCGCTATATTCCGTCTGAGGACAAAACGTAA
- a CDS encoding xanthine dehydrogenase family protein subunit M, whose product MTPFDYHAPKTLRSAMRLVQEFGDDAKVLAGGHSLIPSMKLRLAAPSVVIDLGGVAGLKRVIAGNETITIGALATHYAVESHRLLPSKCSLLPETAAEIGDAQVRNRGTVGGSIAHADPAADWPATMLALDAQFDIAGPDGERTVAASDFFVDLFITDLQPGEVLTGIRIATPPENSGGAYVKMRQSASGFALAGVAAHVTLDDAGNCASVAVGVTGVAPAAYRAHAVEDALVGQGIDAVADAAAHAADGVEEFQEDHHASGDYRAHLARVFAQRALSQAIERAA is encoded by the coding sequence ATGACCCCCTTTGATTATCACGCACCCAAAACTCTGAGAAGCGCGATGCGGCTGGTGCAGGAGTTCGGCGACGATGCCAAAGTCCTGGCGGGCGGTCACAGTCTGATTCCGTCTATGAAATTGCGTCTTGCCGCGCCTTCGGTCGTTATTGATCTGGGCGGTGTTGCTGGCTTAAAAAGAGTGATAGCGGGCAATGAGACCATTACCATTGGTGCTTTGGCCACGCATTATGCTGTGGAAAGCCATCGCTTGTTGCCTTCAAAATGTTCACTTTTGCCCGAGACCGCAGCGGAGATTGGCGATGCGCAGGTGCGGAATCGAGGCACTGTGGGTGGGAGTATTGCCCATGCCGACCCGGCTGCGGATTGGCCAGCGACTATGCTCGCTCTCGATGCACAATTCGATATTGCTGGGCCAGATGGTGAACGCACGGTTGCTGCGTCTGATTTTTTTGTGGATCTCTTTATTACGGATTTGCAACCCGGTGAGGTCCTCACGGGTATTCGCATTGCGACGCCGCCCGAGAATTCGGGTGGTGCGTATGTCAAGATGCGACAATCTGCGTCTGGTTTTGCCCTTGCAGGCGTTGCGGCTCATGTCACTCTGGATGATGCGGGCAACTGCGCTTCTGTGGCTGTGGGTGTTACCGGTGTTGCGCCTGCGGCGTACCGCGCACATGCGGTCGAAGACGCGCTTGTGGGGCAGGGTATTGACGCTGTGGCCGATGCAGCGGCCCATGCGGCTGATGGTGTGGAAGAATTTCAGGAAGATCACCACGCGTCTGGCGATTACCGCGCCCATTTGGCGCGCGTGTTTGCCCAACGGGCATTGAGCCAGGCAATTGAACGCGCAGCTTGA
- a CDS encoding aldo/keto reductase codes for MEYRQLGNSGLQVSAIGLGTNNFGWRLDARSTARVMDQAQDEGITLIDTANMYGDTLSETYIGRAIRGKRDAFILATKVSMSMGDGPNMSGNSRYHILKEVEDSLKRLNTDYIDLYQIHQTDANTSIEETLHALDYLVAQGKVRYIGCSNFMAWEVCEAIWTSRAKNLVAFSTVQPRYSMLEREVEAELVPFCKSYGIGILPYFPLASGFLTGKYRRDEPAPEGTRLAEGDRGMFTDKNFDILEALEEFAQERDHTILDLAFAWLLANPRVCSVIAGATTPEQVTANAATVGWDLSDEEMEEIDEILSQ; via the coding sequence ATGGAATATCGACAACTCGGCAATTCGGGGCTTCAGGTTTCGGCTATTGGGTTGGGGACCAATAATTTTGGCTGGCGCCTCGATGCGAGGAGTACGGCGCGTGTTATGGATCAGGCGCAGGATGAAGGTATTACGTTGATCGATACGGCAAATATGTACGGAGACACGCTGTCGGAGACTTATATTGGCCGGGCGATTAGGGGCAAGCGCGATGCGTTTATTCTGGCGACCAAGGTGTCGATGAGTATGGGCGATGGACCGAATATGAGCGGCAATTCGCGCTATCATATTCTCAAAGAGGTTGAGGATAGTCTTAAACGCCTCAATACGGATTATATTGACCTCTATCAGATTCACCAAACGGACGCCAATACGTCTATTGAGGAGACTTTGCACGCGCTTGACTATCTCGTTGCTCAGGGCAAGGTGCGCTATATCGGCTGTTCCAATTTTATGGCATGGGAGGTCTGCGAGGCGATATGGACTTCGCGCGCGAAGAATCTGGTTGCGTTTTCGACTGTGCAACCCCGCTATAGTATGCTTGAACGCGAGGTCGAGGCAGAGCTTGTGCCGTTTTGCAAGTCTTATGGTATTGGCATTTTGCCCTATTTTCCCCTTGCCAGCGGTTTTCTTACGGGTAAATATCGCCGGGATGAACCAGCACCCGAGGGCACGCGTTTGGCAGAGGGCGACCGCGGTATGTTTACGGATAAAAATTTTGATATTCTGGAGGCGTTGGAAGAGTTTGCACAGGAACGCGATCACACGATTCTCGATCTGGCTTTTGCATGGCTTCTCGCCAATCCCCGTGTGTGTTCTGTGATTGCGGGAGCTACTACGCCCGAGCAAGTCACGGCAAATGCCGCGACGGTTGGTTGGGATCTCAGTGATGAGGAGATGGAAGAGATTGATGAGATTCTCTCGCAGTAA